Proteins from a genomic interval of Bacillota bacterium:
- a CDS encoding metal ABC transporter permease: MLEAILKPFAYEFMQRALAAGVLAGVTCSIMAFFVIVKKLSFLGHGISHASLGGVAIGVVAGKNPVATGAAFASVVAWVIGFISKKGSLHEDSAIGIISASGMALGVILISLSKTYTMDLTGYLFGNILAVTRQDLIALMIVSGAVLAFVGAFFKELLFMCFDEEGARASGIPVSMLYYSLLTAIAITIIAAIKVVGIVLVGAFLVTPAATGHILSRNFRGMIAISAGTSLASVLIGLVVSYAFDIPSGATIVLCSAAFFAFSLLVSHLALARPTPSMRPNPSTQRPTWRP, from the coding sequence ATGCTTGAAGCGATTCTTAAACCATTTGCCTACGAATTTATGCAAAGGGCGCTCGCTGCCGGGGTGCTGGCTGGCGTCACCTGCTCGATTATGGCATTCTTTGTCATAGTAAAGAAGCTATCATTCCTCGGCCATGGCATCTCCCACGCATCGCTGGGCGGCGTAGCAATCGGCGTGGTCGCAGGCAAAAACCCTGTAGCGACCGGCGCAGCATTTGCGAGCGTTGTGGCCTGGGTGATCGGGTTCATAAGCAAGAAGGGATCCCTTCATGAGGATTCGGCCATCGGCATCATATCCGCGAGCGGCATGGCCCTTGGCGTTATCCTCATCAGCCTCTCGAAGACCTATACCATGGATCTCACAGGTTATCTCTTCGGCAACATCTTGGCTGTAACGAGACAGGATCTTATCGCCCTGATGATTGTAAGCGGCGCGGTGCTGGCCTTCGTCGGGGCTTTTTTCAAGGAGCTCCTATTCATGTGCTTTGACGAGGAGGGGGCCCGGGCCAGCGGCATACCCGTATCCATGCTCTACTACTCGCTCCTCACGGCGATAGCCATAACGATCATAGCGGCGATCAAGGTGGTGGGGATAGTGCTCGTTGGCGCATTCCTTGTCACGCCGGCGGCCACAGGCCACATCCTTTCAAGGAATTTCAGGGGCATGATAGCCATATCCGCGGGCACCAGCCTCGCGTCGGTGCTTATCGGGCTGGTGGTCTCATATGCCTTCGACATCCCCTCCGGGGCGACCATAGTGCTCTGCTCCGCTGCATTCTTTGCCTTTTCACTGCTCGTATCACACCTCGCCCTGGCCCGTCCCACACCCTCCATGCGCCCAAATCCCAGCACCCAACGTCCTACCTGGCGTCCCTAA
- a CDS encoding ABC transporter ATP-binding protein: protein MTPVQLDQIKGASSHAPAPAAGKELLPPAVHMQPAVDISDLTVSLGGRVIFNSVTFSVGPGQLAGIVGPNGAGKTTLLKAILGLIKPASGSINIFGMPSSKLAASRRFMGYVPQIGSFDIAFPVSVFDVAMMGRVSQVGLLRRPGRQDREIVEKSLARVGALHLKDRPISELSGGERQRVILARALAGEPRLLLLDEPTTGLDAQAQHDLYDTLTELRRNSFPNLTIIIVSHDVEGIAAIADRLIFINRGPSQLGAGPGVDVGYSHNVTDKATAGETQDA, encoded by the coding sequence ACCCCGGTTCAACTTGATCAGATCAAAGGGGCTTCCTCCCATGCCCCTGCTCCCGCAGCGGGCAAAGAGCTCTTGCCGCCTGCAGTCCACATGCAGCCTGCGGTCGACATCAGCGACCTCACTGTATCGCTCGGGGGCAGGGTTATATTCAATAGCGTAACATTCTCAGTGGGACCGGGCCAGCTTGCGGGGATAGTCGGCCCCAACGGGGCGGGTAAGACGACGCTCCTGAAGGCAATCCTCGGGCTCATAAAGCCCGCGAGCGGTAGCATCAACATCTTCGGCATGCCGTCATCGAAGCTCGCAGCGTCGCGAAGGTTTATGGGGTACGTGCCGCAAATAGGATCCTTTGATATAGCCTTTCCCGTCTCGGTTTTCGATGTCGCGATGATGGGCAGGGTCTCACAGGTTGGACTCCTGCGCCGGCCAGGGCGGCAGGACCGGGAGATCGTCGAGAAGAGCCTGGCCAGGGTGGGTGCCCTGCACCTCAAGGATAGGCCCATTTCAGAGCTCTCAGGCGGCGAGCGACAGCGCGTCATCCTGGCACGCGCCCTTGCGGGCGAGCCCAGGCTTCTGCTGCTGGATGAGCCTACGACAGGGCTGGACGCCCAGGCCCAGCACGATCTCTACGATACCCTCACCGAGCTGCGGCGAAATTCCTTTCCCAATCTCACCATCATAATCGTCTCCCATGATGTCGAGGGGATCGCGGCCATAGCTGATAGACTCATCTTCATCAACAGGGGACCATCCCAGCTGGGGGCAGGCCCGGGTGTAGATGTAGGGTATAGCCATAATGTTACAGATAAGGCGACAGCCGGGGAGACACAGGATGCTTGA